From the genome of Methanothrix soehngenii GP6:
TCTGAAGCCCTCAACATCCACCACCTCCTTGCCGTCGATCCTGGAGATCACGCTGCCCGCAGGCAGGCCGACGGAATCGGCGGGAGAGTCCGGGAAGATGGAGGCAACCATGATTCCCCTTGCCGCCTGGCCGGGGAGGTTGAAGATCTCCTTTTGGCCGTTGTGCAAGACCTCCATCTCCACCATGGTGCTGCCCAGATTGCTGTAAAGCTCCTCTATCTTTATCGCATTCTCTCCATTCACCTGAAGCAGGACCATGCCGCTCTCAAAGCCTGCCTCCTCCGCTATTGAATCCTCCTGGACACCCACCGCAATCAGCCGGTCAACAGGGGATATGGAGCCCAGAACCGGCCCAAAGAAGAGGGCCATGGCCAGCGCGGCCACCATGAAGTTGGCTATGACCCCGGCGGAGAGAATCCTGATCCTGGCGGCCCTGTTCACCAGGGACGGCTTGTTCTTTGTGCCGAAGAGATCCTCCTCATCCGGCTCAACAAAAGCAGCTATTGGGGCAACGAGCAGGGTTACTATGCCCATGGACTTGACCCTGACCCCTTCCACTCGGGATAGGATGCCATGGGCGAACTCATGCACCAGCATGGTGACGAATAGGGCGATCCAGCCCCATAAAAAGGGGATATACTCGTTCAGACCGGGGATGAGCAGGATATTTCTGGGTGCATTGTAGCTGCTGGGCTCGGGTGGAGAGAGAATCATCAGGTAGGTCATGAGCAATACGAGGATCAAGAATGTGGCCATACTCAGGATCACCAGAGGAATTCCGATAGTTACCGCCGTTCTCCATATCCACTTGGGGCGGCTCAGCTGGTCGAGCAGCTTCAATCCTTTGGTTGTCCGCAGGAATATGAGGAGGGGTATTCCTGATATCCCTCCCACAGTCACACCTCTCTTCTTCCATGCCTCGCTATCTCTCAAGGGCAAAAGGAGGATGGAATACAGGCCTATCAGCGCCGCTGCGATAAGCATCCAATCTGCGAATTCTAGCTGTAAATCGAAGCTCAAAACTCCAGCCTCATCAGGTCAATTCGGTGTTATATGTCTGGCATCATGTATATAAGTTGAGACGAGGGCTTTAGAGCAATCCCTGTTCCTCAAGTTCCATCTTGGCCAGATCCTCATGCTTCCTCTCCAGGAAGCTGTATACATTACCATGTGGCGCGCCATCCAGGAGCATCTCTATCGCTGCGCGTGCCACTCTGATCTGCTCGGGGTAGCCGAGTATGGCCACCGTCTTGCCGTAGACGGAGACCTTGGTGCCCGAGAGCCGCTCCATTATCTCCCTCGACCTTCCATCCTTGCCGATGATGCGTCCCTTCAACCGTTCCATATCGCTCCTGGTGCCTGCTGTCTTGGATATGTCCAGCACATCGAGCATCAGCATCTCGTCGTCCAGGATCGCCAGCGCTCTCTCCGGCGAAAATCCTCTGCCAATCGCCTTCACCAGGTCCATGACCCTCAATACCTGCAATGGATCTTCTGCGGATGTGACAGAAATTGTGCCTGTATCGCTGTCTATCTCCAGAGAGGTCTTTGTCTTCTCTTCTATGAAGTGTTTCATGGAGCCGTTAGGTCCCACCAACACTCCTATACGTTCTTCTGGGATCTTTATATCCATTGTCAGCCTCCTTTTATCTTGATCAGCTACTCTCCTTTTTTGCCTTTTCAGCTCCATCCTTCTGGATCCTGGCATAGATCTCCTCGGATGAGCCAATGGAGTACTTTTTCTGGAAGTAATGAACTATATTGGAGATGTCTCGCTCCAGGAACTTTCTGGCCATGGGATGGTCCAGGGTGACCGATTGTCCCATATCTATTATCACCGGCTCGCCATCATCGTATAGGATATTAAACTCGCTCAGGTCGGCATGAACCAGACCGGCCTGATTGCAGAGCAGGGATATATATTCGACGATCTTCTGGTAGATTTGCTCGGCCTCTGCAGAGTCCAGCTCGACATCCTTT
Proteins encoded in this window:
- a CDS encoding site-2 protease family protein; protein product: MSFDLQLEFADWMLIAAALIGLYSILLLPLRDSEAWKKRGVTVGGISGIPLLIFLRTTKGLKLLDQLSRPKWIWRTAVTIGIPLVILSMATFLILVLLMTYLMILSPPEPSSYNAPRNILLIPGLNEYIPFLWGWIALFVTMLVHEFAHGILSRVEGVRVKSMGIVTLLVAPIAAFVEPDEEDLFGTKNKPSLVNRAARIRILSAGVIANFMVAALAMALFFGPVLGSISPVDRLIAVGVQEDSIAEEAGFESGMVLLQVNGENAIKIEELYSNLGSTMVEMEVLHNGQKEIFNLPGQAARGIMVASIFPDSPADSVGLPAGSVISRIDGKEVVDVEGFRREMNLTRPGQIITITTGSGKSYQVNLTSAAGQGEEEQNEESDAAGTGFIGIEMSGNAIYAGGVAFQEAPASEFLGILKTIPKRGVEGFAYMLNLPFSGIPGFTQKGFPGFSGWLTAVYEPVGWAEPLGERFFWIANLLLWIGWINLYAGLFNCLPAGPLDGGHIFRDLVQTGFERLVPPEKAEKLTRTAVAIFTWVILTSLLISIIAPFTHSISI
- a CDS encoding KH domain-containing protein, which produces MDIKIPEERIGVLVGPNGSMKHFIEEKTKTSLEIDSDTGTISVTSAEDPLQVLRVMDLVKAIGRGFSPERALAILDDEMLMLDVLDISKTAGTRSDMERLKGRIIGKDGRSREIMERLSGTKVSVYGKTVAILGYPEQIRVARAAIEMLLDGAPHGNVYSFLERKHEDLAKMELEEQGLL